A genomic region of Mycobacterium sp. Aquia_213 contains the following coding sequences:
- a CDS encoding type I polyketide synthase — MSDTDKHLDYLKRLTADLRRTRRRVAELEGKLSEPVAVVGMACRYPGGVDSPEALWDMVVEGRDAVSDFPPDRGWDVAGLFDADPDAPGKMYVRQGSFLADAGDFDAGFFGVGPSEALAMDPQQRLMLELSWEALERAGVDPLGLRGSATGVFAGVIHAGYGGQVEGELEGYGLTGSTLSVTSGRVSYVLGLEGPAVSVDTACSSSLVALHLAAQSLRSGECDLALVGGVTVMATPAAFVEFSRQRALAPDGRCKVYAGAADGTAWSEGAGVLVVERLADARRAGHPVLAIVRGTAVNQDGASNGLTAPNGPSQQRVIRTALASGGLTAADVDVVEGHGTGTVLGDPIEAQALLATYGQDRPADRPLWLGSIKSNIGHTSAAAGVAGVIKMIEAIQHGVLPQSLHVDVPSPHVDWSAGAVSLLTESRPWPSGDGPRRAGVSSFGISGTNAHVIIEQPPAPEAEDIAAEPDSIQTAWVLSARSDQALANQAKRLLARLSGDAKLNPVDVAWSLVTTRAVFDHRAVVVGADRDRLIAGLSELAAGEPGAGVAVGRVRSAGKTVFVFPGQGSQWLGMGQQLYDRFPVYARAFDEALAALDPHLRLPLRQVIWGEDAELLQSTEFAQSALFAVEVALAALLRHWGVLPDVVTGHSVGEITAAHVAGVLSLADAAKVVAGRGRLMAALPPGGAMVAVAASEAEVAPLLTADVNLAAVNAPNGVVISGPDAAVTAVADGLAQQGRRVHRLAVSHAFHSALMEPMLEEFAQLVAGVSASPPRIGLVSNLTGQLAGPGYGSPQYWVEHVRQPVRFADGVRAAESLGARVFVEVGPGRGLTAAVEQSLTTEQATSVVTLAKDRSEAESALCALGHLFTIGVTADWPAAVGDGRRVDLPTYGFVRQRFWLPLGSVGSGNVGSVGLTRAAHPLLGAVVERPDSGGVVLTGSLSVSGSPWLADHVVDGVVLFPGAGFVELALRAGDEVGCSVVDELTLLAPLVLPPGGAARVQVVVDAAGESGSRAVWVYSRGAAMDSVWVLHAQGALSAVPPEPAADLSVWPPVGASVVEAGDVYDVLAARGYDYGPAFRGLRTLWRRGQEVFAEVSAGDGVTMSGFGIHPVVLDAALHAWGIAEGGDSTMLPFSWQGVCLHAAGASRVRVRIAPAGTGAVSVDLADATGLPVLSVRELVVRPISIGALSAALAAAAGGGGGLYEVTWSPVSLEPNAVAAEGLTVWEPSSGDAIGSVYAATHEALGVLQSWLAGSDAGPFVVLTHGAVGLSGEDVTDLAGAAVWGLVRSAQAEQPGRVVLVDSDGSLDVAEVIACGEPQLVVRSGVAHAARLGAVGAGAVLELPAGGWRLAAGGGGTLEDVVVAPAGPTELAVGQVRVAMAAVGVNFRDVLVALGMYPGGGELGAEGAGVVLEVGPGVEGLAVGDAVLGLVGVVGSEAVVDARLVTTVPAGWSLPQAASVPVVFLTALYGLSALAGLKAGERVLVHAATGGVGMAAVQLARHWGAEVFATASRGKWDTLRAMGFDDDHIGDTRTLDFEEKFLAATGGAGVDVVLNSLAGDFLDASLRLLVGGGRFIEMGKTDLRDPASMAPGVMYRAFDLMEAGPDHIASMLADLLELFGAGVLKPLPVKTFDVRCASAAYRFVSQARQIGKVVLTLPDGPDDPVLASSGGGLAGGSVLITGGTGMAGSAVAAHLVARYGVAHVVLVSRSGANGEGVAELVDQLKAAGAEVSVVACDVADRDALAGVLTQLPAQYPLKGVFHAAGVIDDGLIASLTPDRVDAVLRSKADGAWNLHELTRDADLSAFVLFSSMAGIVGSPGQGNYAAANSFLDGLAAYRRAHGLAGLSVAWGLWEQASSLTQHLSDRDKARMSRGGLAPLSTPHALQLFDEAMLADRPLLVAARIDSAGLGAGGAVPPVLRDLVARPGRRLISDADAAVSTSSLASRLQGLSPEQRHHQLVELVCTNAATVLGRSNADIEAALPFQDLGFDSLTAVELRNRIKMATGLTLSPSLIFDFPTPAALAEHIDEQLSSVTPSAPAGGPDQLARFNDIARELQTLVNQPNWSPDDRTRLAARIQAIASELETPPPLTSSESHAIDDDITTATERELFAILDDDLGP; from the coding sequence GTGTCGGACACCGACAAACACCTTGATTACCTGAAGCGGCTCACCGCGGATCTGCGGCGCACGCGGCGGCGGGTGGCGGAGCTGGAAGGCAAGCTGTCCGAGCCGGTGGCGGTGGTCGGCATGGCATGCCGGTATCCGGGCGGAGTGGATTCGCCGGAAGCATTGTGGGACATGGTGGTTGAGGGCCGCGATGCGGTGTCGGACTTTCCCCCGGATCGGGGTTGGGACGTAGCGGGGCTGTTCGACGCCGACCCCGATGCCCCGGGCAAGATGTATGTGCGGCAGGGGTCATTTCTGGCCGACGCGGGCGATTTCGATGCCGGGTTCTTCGGCGTCGGCCCCAGCGAAGCGCTGGCGATGGACCCACAGCAACGGTTGATGCTGGAGTTGTCCTGGGAAGCCTTGGAGCGCGCGGGAGTTGACCCGCTGGGATTGCGGGGTTCGGCGACGGGTGTGTTCGCCGGTGTGATCCATGCCGGCTACGGCGGGCAGGTGGAAGGCGAGCTGGAGGGCTACGGGCTCACCGGCTCGACGTTGAGTGTGACCTCGGGCCGGGTGTCGTATGTGCTGGGTCTGGAAGGCCCGGCGGTGTCGGTGGATACGGCGTGTTCGTCGTCGTTGGTGGCGCTGCATCTGGCCGCGCAGTCGTTGCGATCGGGTGAATGCGACCTGGCCCTGGTCGGCGGCGTCACGGTGATGGCCACGCCGGCCGCCTTCGTCGAATTCAGCCGGCAGCGCGCGCTGGCCCCCGATGGCCGCTGCAAGGTGTACGCCGGGGCCGCCGACGGCACCGCCTGGTCGGAAGGCGCCGGCGTCCTGGTGGTGGAGCGGCTGGCCGACGCGCGCCGAGCCGGCCACCCGGTGTTGGCGATCGTGCGCGGTACCGCCGTCAATCAGGATGGCGCCTCGAACGGGCTGACCGCTCCGAACGGGCCCTCGCAGCAACGCGTGATCCGCACGGCGCTGGCCAGCGGGGGACTGACCGCGGCGGACGTCGACGTGGTGGAGGGCCACGGCACGGGAACCGTGCTGGGTGATCCGATTGAGGCGCAAGCGTTGTTGGCGACCTATGGCCAGGATCGGCCGGCGGACCGTCCGCTGTGGTTGGGGTCGATCAAATCGAACATCGGCCACACCTCGGCCGCCGCGGGCGTGGCCGGGGTCATCAAGATGATCGAGGCGATCCAACACGGGGTGCTGCCGCAGAGTCTGCACGTGGATGTGCCGTCCCCGCACGTGGATTGGTCCGCGGGTGCGGTGTCGTTGCTGACGGAGTCGCGGCCGTGGCCGAGCGGGGACGGGCCGCGCCGCGCCGGGGTGTCGTCGTTCGGGATAAGCGGGACCAACGCCCATGTGATCATCGAACAGCCGCCCGCTCCGGAGGCCGAAGACATTGCTGCCGAACCGGATTCGATCCAGACGGCGTGGGTGCTGTCGGCTCGCTCCGATCAGGCCTTGGCCAATCAGGCCAAGCGGTTGCTGGCGCGCCTGTCCGGTGACGCGAAACTCAACCCGGTGGACGTGGCCTGGTCCCTGGTGACGACGCGGGCGGTGTTTGACCATCGGGCAGTGGTGGTCGGCGCGGACCGGGACCGTCTGATCGCCGGATTGAGCGAGCTGGCCGCGGGTGAACCGGGCGCGGGTGTGGCGGTAGGCCGGGTCCGCTCGGCGGGCAAGACCGTGTTCGTGTTTCCCGGCCAAGGGTCGCAGTGGCTGGGGATGGGCCAGCAGCTCTACGACCGCTTCCCGGTGTATGCGCGGGCGTTTGACGAAGCGCTCGCCGCGCTGGATCCGCATCTGCGGTTACCGCTGCGGCAGGTGATCTGGGGCGAGGACGCCGAACTGCTGCAGAGCACGGAGTTCGCACAGTCGGCGCTGTTCGCCGTCGAGGTGGCGTTGGCCGCGTTGCTGCGGCATTGGGGCGTGCTCCCTGACGTGGTCACCGGCCATTCCGTGGGCGAGATCACCGCGGCACACGTGGCGGGCGTGTTGTCGCTTGCCGATGCGGCCAAAGTGGTTGCGGGGCGCGGTCGGTTGATGGCGGCGTTGCCGCCCGGAGGCGCGATGGTCGCGGTCGCCGCGAGCGAAGCCGAAGTAGCGCCGCTGCTGACCGCCGACGTGAATCTGGCGGCGGTGAATGCGCCCAACGGCGTGGTGATTTCGGGCCCCGATGCGGCGGTCACCGCAGTGGCCGACGGGCTCGCACAGCAGGGCCGGCGGGTGCACCGGCTGGCGGTATCGCACGCGTTTCATTCCGCGCTGATGGAGCCGATGCTCGAGGAATTCGCGCAACTGGTCGCCGGGGTGTCGGCCTCGCCGCCGCGAATAGGCTTGGTGTCCAACCTGACTGGACAACTGGCCGGGCCCGGCTACGGATCGCCCCAATACTGGGTCGAACACGTGCGCCAGCCGGTCCGTTTCGCTGACGGGGTGCGGGCCGCGGAGTCGTTGGGCGCCCGGGTCTTCGTGGAAGTCGGTCCCGGTCGCGGTCTCACCGCTGCCGTGGAGCAGTCGTTGACCACCGAGCAGGCGACATCGGTCGTCACGCTGGCCAAAGACCGCTCAGAAGCGGAGTCGGCGCTCTGTGCGCTCGGGCATTTGTTCACGATCGGCGTGACAGCCGATTGGCCCGCCGCGGTCGGCGACGGGCGCCGGGTCGACCTACCCACGTATGGGTTTGTCCGGCAACGATTCTGGCTTCCCCTTGGTTCGGTGGGATCGGGCAATGTGGGCAGCGTCGGTTTGACCCGCGCCGCGCATCCGTTGCTGGGCGCGGTGGTGGAGCGGCCCGACTCCGGCGGCGTGGTGCTGACGGGCTCGCTGTCGGTGAGCGGATCGCCATGGCTGGCCGATCACGTCGTCGACGGCGTGGTGTTGTTCCCCGGCGCCGGGTTCGTCGAGCTGGCTTTGCGGGCCGGCGACGAGGTCGGCTGTTCGGTGGTGGATGAGCTGACGTTGTTGGCGCCGTTGGTATTACCGCCGGGCGGCGCGGCTCGCGTGCAGGTCGTCGTGGATGCCGCAGGGGAGTCCGGGTCTCGGGCCGTGTGGGTGTATTCGCGTGGAGCGGCGATGGATTCGGTCTGGGTGCTGCACGCGCAGGGCGCGTTGAGTGCCGTGCCGCCCGAACCCGCGGCGGACTTGTCGGTGTGGCCGCCGGTCGGGGCTTCCGTGGTCGAGGCCGGCGACGTGTACGACGTGTTGGCGGCGCGGGGCTACGACTACGGGCCGGCATTCCGCGGTCTTCGAACCCTGTGGCGGCGCGGGCAAGAGGTCTTTGCCGAAGTAAGTGCCGGCGACGGTGTGACCATGAGCGGCTTCGGGATTCATCCCGTCGTGCTGGACGCCGCGTTGCATGCCTGGGGGATCGCCGAGGGTGGCGATTCGACGATGCTGCCGTTCTCCTGGCAGGGAGTGTGTTTGCATGCCGCCGGGGCATCCCGGGTTCGGGTGCGGATCGCGCCGGCGGGTACCGGGGCGGTGTCGGTGGATTTGGCGGATGCGACAGGCCTGCCGGTGTTGTCGGTGCGGGAGTTGGTGGTTCGGCCGATCTCGATCGGCGCGCTATCGGCCGCCTTGGCGGCCGCAGCCGGTGGCGGTGGCGGACTGTACGAAGTCACCTGGTCCCCGGTGTCGTTGGAGCCCAACGCTGTTGCCGCCGAGGGTCTGACGGTGTGGGAGCCGAGCTCCGGTGACGCGATCGGGTCGGTCTATGCGGCCACTCATGAGGCGTTGGGTGTGCTGCAGTCGTGGCTGGCCGGCAGCGATGCGGGGCCGTTCGTTGTGCTGACTCATGGTGCGGTCGGGCTGTCCGGTGAGGATGTCACGGATTTGGCGGGTGCGGCGGTATGGGGGTTGGTGCGTTCGGCGCAGGCCGAGCAGCCGGGCCGGGTGGTGCTGGTCGATTCGGACGGGTCGTTGGACGTCGCCGAGGTCATTGCCTGTGGCGAACCGCAATTGGTGGTGCGTTCCGGCGTCGCGCATGCGGCGCGGCTGGGTGCCGTCGGGGCCGGCGCGGTGCTGGAGTTGCCGGCCGGCGGCTGGCGATTGGCCGCGGGTGGCGGCGGCACCTTGGAAGACGTCGTGGTTGCTCCGGCCGGGCCGACGGAGCTGGCGGTCGGGCAGGTGCGGGTGGCGATGGCCGCGGTCGGGGTGAATTTCCGGGATGTGTTGGTGGCGTTGGGGATGTATCCCGGTGGCGGCGAACTCGGCGCCGAGGGCGCGGGGGTGGTGCTCGAGGTCGGCCCCGGCGTTGAAGGCCTCGCCGTCGGCGATGCGGTGCTGGGCTTGGTGGGGGTTGTTGGTTCCGAGGCGGTGGTGGATGCGCGGCTGGTGACCACGGTGCCCGCGGGATGGTCGCTGCCCCAAGCCGCGAGCGTGCCGGTGGTGTTCCTGACCGCCTTGTACGGATTGTCGGCGCTGGCCGGGCTGAAGGCCGGCGAGCGGGTGCTGGTGCACGCCGCCACCGGCGGGGTGGGCATGGCCGCGGTGCAGCTGGCCCGGCACTGGGGCGCGGAGGTGTTCGCCACCGCGAGCCGCGGCAAGTGGGACACGTTGCGCGCGATGGGGTTTGACGACGACCACATCGGCGATACCCGAACGCTGGATTTCGAGGAGAAGTTTCTCGCCGCCACCGGCGGCGCCGGCGTCGACGTGGTGCTCAACTCGCTGGCCGGAGACTTTCTCGACGCGTCGCTGCGGTTGCTGGTCGGCGGCGGACGGTTCATCGAGATGGGCAAGACCGACCTTCGCGACCCCGCCTCGATGGCTCCGGGCGTGATGTACCGGGCCTTCGACCTGATGGAGGCTGGCCCCGACCACATCGCATCGATGCTCGCCGACCTGCTCGAACTGTTCGGCGCCGGCGTGTTGAAGCCGTTGCCGGTCAAAACGTTTGACGTGCGATGCGCGTCGGCCGCGTATCGGTTCGTCAGTCAGGCCCGTCAAATCGGCAAGGTGGTGCTGACGCTGCCGGATGGCCCCGACGATCCGGTGCTGGCGAGTTCGGGCGGCGGCCTGGCCGGTGGCAGCGTGCTGATCACCGGGGGCACCGGGATGGCCGGCTCCGCGGTGGCCGCACATCTGGTGGCCCGCTATGGGGTGGCCCATGTGGTGTTGGTCAGCCGCAGCGGCGCCAATGGCGAGGGCGTCGCGGAGTTGGTGGATCAGCTCAAAGCGGCCGGGGCCGAGGTGTCGGTGGTGGCCTGCGATGTTGCCGATCGAGATGCGTTGGCGGGGGTGCTTACTCAGCTGCCCGCGCAGTACCCGCTCAAGGGCGTGTTCCACGCCGCCGGAGTGATCGACGACGGGTTGATCGCGTCGTTGACGCCGGATCGAGTGGACGCGGTGTTGCGGAGCAAGGCGGACGGCGCCTGGAACCTGCACGAGCTCACGCGGGATGCGGACCTGTCGGCGTTCGTGCTGTTCTCGTCGATGGCCGGGATCGTGGGTTCCCCGGGGCAGGGCAACTATGCCGCGGCGAACAGTTTCCTCGACGGCCTGGCCGCCTACCGGCGAGCCCACGGTCTGGCGGGATTGTCGGTGGCATGGGGACTCTGGGAACAGGCCAGCAGCCTGACTCAGCACCTCAGCGATCGCGACAAAGCCCGGATGAGCCGGGGCGGATTGGCGCCGCTGTCCACCCCGCATGCGCTACAGCTGTTCGACGAGGCCATGCTTGCCGATCGCCCGCTGCTGGTGGCGGCCCGCATCGACTCGGCGGGTCTGGGCGCGGGCGGCGCCGTGCCGCCGGTGCTGCGTGACCTGGTCGCCCGGCCGGGGCGGCGACTGATCAGTGATGCCGACGCGGCGGTGTCCACGTCGAGCTTGGCCAGCAGGCTGCAAGGACTCAGTCCCGAGCAGCGACACCACCAGTTGGTGGAATTGGTGTGCACCAACGCCGCAACCGTTCTCGGCAGGTCCAATGCCGACATCGAGGCTGCGCTGCCGTTCCAAGACCTCGGGTTCGACTCGTTGACCGCGGTGGAACTGCGTAACCGCATCAAAATGGCTACCGGGCTTACCCTTTCACCCAGCCTGATCTTCGACTTCCCGACGCCGGCGGCGCTGGCCGAACACATCGACGAACAGCTCAGCTCCGTGACACCGAGTGCACCCGCGGGCGGACCGGACCAGCTGGCGCGTTTCAACGACATCGCCCGCGAGTTGCAAACACTGGTCAACCAACCCAATTGGAGCCCGGACGACAGAACCCGGTTGGCCGCCCGCATCCAGGCCATCGCGAGCGAACTGGAAACCCCACCGCCGCTGACATCCAGC